Genomic DNA from Caloenas nicobarica isolate bCalNic1 chromosome 3, bCalNic1.hap1, whole genome shotgun sequence:
CTCTTCAGGACAGGAACAGGGCAGATAGCCCTGGGGTTACATCAGCAAGCGGAAATAGGGGTAAGGGACAACTCTGCTGGGAAATCCCAGCTAAACATGCAGGCAACAGAACCACTCTACTCCTGACAGCCCAGACCTGGGTGGGAGATGAGCATGGTTCTTCTGTGTGAGGTGCAGTCCACTCAGCTGCCCGAAACTGCAACCCAAAGGACAGGtccagagaaacaaaaccaagtcaTCTTCCTGCTGTGCTGTCCAGTTCCTAAGAGGCAGCAGGTTATTATGGCCCTATGCAGCCCCGAAAGTAGTGAAGGAAGCAAGTCCAAGTCTGTGAAACTACAGGGTCAATGCAACAGCTTTGGCCGTTGTGTTCAGTACAGCATTGGAAACAACTGGAATGTCTCTGGCAACTCTCTGAAAGGGTGGCATGTTGGGTCCTTCCAATGTGTCCAGGATACCTGCagggaacagagaaaaggggagAGTAGCAAGGGTTAGTTCAGATGCAGGTGGCATAtctctgcttgcttttctttctggccAGGTAATGGCTGATGGTGGCAGGACCCGAGATATGTAAAGCATTTGGAGCCTATGGGAGGAGACACCTAGGcccaaaaaatgaaaagcaataaaCACATCCATCCAGAGACTACAGGGTATAGATCAGAGCTTGTCCTTGGGGCAGGGAAACTGCGTGTTCCCAAGAGGAACACAGACCCTTTCACTTTGAGGGTACCAAATCCAGGCCCCTGCCATTTGACCCAAATTCAGACATTGGTAGggatgctgctctgctggggcagCTTGATGAAATCCTCTCCCCACCTCATCCCAGCACAGACCCTGCTCTTAGACGAATTATTTGCTTTAATCCCGAGATACACTTGCAGACTCAAatcaggagctgcagctgggggtgCAATGTGGAATTTTTGTGACTGCAATGGGAGCATAGCCTGTTTGGCAGGAAACACACGTACTGATGAAAGTGTCCTCTAGTTCCTGTCAATGACCTTCTCAAGATTGATAATTAGTCTTGGAGATCCTTGAAGGATAACATATACTCCAAGCAATTTTCTATTTCATCTGCTGAAAAGTTGCAGATCAGGGCTCAGAACCTTCACCATAAGAATGGATCCAGGAAAGAACAGTATTTACATCTAAAAGGACTTCTTGCTGTGCTGTAACCCCAAATTATGTAGATTTAGCTGCAATACCATGAACAGATCTGGCTGCCTAAACTCAGAAAagggcttgctttttttttaaaaaaaaggggacCTGAATATGTAAAGCCTGGTAAACAGCACTAACTGGGGAAGATGCAGCTTCTGCTATCAGTGTTGTACAAGACAagatcaaaaaaacccatgttACACAAAGTAGGAGAAAGACTTATGACATATTTCCTGATCAGACAAAAGCAATCTGACTTCAGCAAGATTCAGGAAAGGACTGGACATCTGCGTGCAAGAACAGTCAGTGCTGTAACACTTAATTTGTGGGGAAAGAACAAGCTTCGTACCTCACGACTTAGGTCTTAAGTACTGTAAGTACTAAAACTCAGTGCACAGAGACTACCCCACATCCACCTGCCACCATACTTTGACAGCTTCTTCTAATAAAGCTAGTGTTGGTCTCACTTGGGTTGCAAATGGCACAGATGCGCTCAGGTCAGATCGAAACTTTCCATCCTTTCTCTCAGAGAGAACAAAAAGCAGCTCCCTCTTCCTCCATATCTAACAGGATATGCCTTCATATCTCCCTTGCTTACCTTCTACCACCTTGTGATAAGCAAAGTGCAGatagaggaggaaaagcatATGCAGAGCAGCAAGGGTCCCACATAGGATGAGCCGCTGGGTGTGCCCCACGGTGCGTGACACCAACACAGCAACCTAGGAGAGAGGTGGAGATTAGCGACAAGGTAGCTGCTACCTGAGCCACTGGCACTGCAGTCAGGAGCACACATGAGGATGGGCCAAGTAGCAGGAGCCAGGGGAAGCACTGCTCAGACCCTTTTTTGCAGTTTGCATCACCAAATTCAGAGTAATCTGACTTTGTTTCATGTAGGTGAACCTTGCCCAGTCTTGTCAAGAGTTCTGGATGCTCAGGCATGGCTCTccacagcagctggggctgcaaggGAGCAAACCTGCAGCTGACAGAATGTGTGAGGATATTAAGCCAAGCGTCACCTCCACACACCAGTGGCCAAATGATCCTGGAGCATCAGGCTGTTCTTCACAGCAGCCCAACTTGTGAAATGAACTGCCTGGCTCAaggaacagaaagcaaacaacgcttccctctcttttttcgTCCCCAGAATAGGAGGGCCCCAGGCTGCCTGTCTCTTACCATTCGTAGTGTAGAGAGTCCACCAACACCCAACCAGAAGATGTAGAAGAGGGAATGGAAATGGATATTATAGGTGACAAAGAGAGTGATGCAGTGTCCAAAAAGGCCATAGCCCTGACAAAACAAAATTGTTCATGTCACAAGCGTCAGTCCCACACAAAGGGCCATTGATCAGAGCACAAGCAGCATATTCCTGCAACACTTCACTAAGGCAACACTTCACACACCACTCATTCGATGCCAAAGAGTCAACTGGCACAACAATTTTAACAGCAGCTCACACCCAGATAATCTGTCCAAAGGATTCACAGGGATGTCAGAGATTGCAACAACTTGGGAAACAGTGGAAAGAGCTTCTGATGCCAGAGAGATTGGAatctcctgttttgttttgtttttttaccaCCAGCCTCTCAGATCAGGAAGTGCAAAGCAGGAGACCTGCACGAAGGAACTGCCTCTTTTAGCTATCGCTGTGCCTGGGCTGAGGCAGGTCAGAAGAGCATCGTGGAATTCCAGGCTGTCCCAGTGCAGTCGTCTGGGAACACCGATTTACAAGGACTTCACCCATTCACTGGGAAGAGATAACAGGCCACCCTCGTGCTTGAACACCTCGTGCAGCCACCCGCACCTTGGGACAACCCCATCTGTACATACCAACAGTGACAGCATCTGCACCATCGTGATTTGGGCATTGCACAGATATGCCAGGAAATAGATGAAAGAGGAGACACCCAGCCAGTAACCGAAGCAGGTGCCAATTGCCGTACCCATCAGTGTGCCTTCCCTCTGTGgagacagcatcaggatgagGAAGACTCAAAAAAGTGACCTGCCGGCACCCAAATTCCAACACAGAATGTTCCAAGAGCCTTTCCAGGCATTATCAAATAGCTGGCTAGCAGCACCCAGGGTGCCATGTGACCTTCACTCCAGCTACCCCAGCATCAAGACTTTCTGGAGCATCCTTCCTCCCACCTCAAAACCAACAGGCTCTTCCTCAAATCAATCTTCTTTTCAGCAAGATGCTATCCAGTCATGGAAGAggtttcctctccctttctaGAATCCTTATAGCAATTCAGAGCTCCAGTCAAACCACAACTTATCACTGTGACATGACGTACAATGATGGTGTCCGAGGTCTTCATCCCATGCAAAAGGATGGCCACCAGCGTGAAAACCAGCATGAGGGGTCCATAAAGCTCGCCTGCAATCTTCTACAAGAGGAGACAGATCAGGGAAGGTTTGGTTagtgctcctgaacaccaggcTGCCCTCCCCAAGCAATACGAGAAGTGCCTTGGCTTAAGTTTATCAACTGTCCACCTGAGAAGTAACAGCCATTGCTGGTAGAAGCCAGGCAGAATAGGGGCTGCATGATGAGGAGTCAAAGTGGTCTTAAACAGGATGCAGAAATGGGATAAGTGAAATTTAGAGGTCTAGAACTGTACCAGCAATAAAGGTAGCAGAATGGGGTTTGGAACAACCACAGGAAAGGGTTTACTGGCATGTTCAGGGAGATGAACACCTAACAAACTCAATTAAACCATGTTAGTAGGAACTTAAGTTTTACAAAGTGTCTGTGGGACACTCACTTAGGGCACCGAGTCTGATTCAGCAAATGGGAACTCACCTGTGGAAAATTAATCATCTTCACAGGAATCATGGACTCCAGCAGTCTGCATCACAGCAAAGCAGGGAATGACATCAGCAGCAGGGAGGACAAAAGGATGGTTAACAAAATGCTTCAGAAGTAAAACATTCCATACGCCTGTCATCACTGTTTTCTGCTGAGGTCACAGGCCTTGGGGGACAGAGATTCCTTCTAAAGGGTCACATAAGGTAACTAAAGTAGAAAAACCTTACTGTCAACAGGTTAATTTTGCCAGAGGggattaaatgaaaacattcagaGATCCACTCAGGGATAATAGATCATTGACAGaacagcaggaaggaaaggcaCCTTTCTTCATCCAGCCTGACAAAACTTTGCCTTTTCGTATGCAACTGTGTTGCAAATCCAACAGAAGCTCCATAACACAGCTGAGTAGTAAAAGGCTGAAGATGTCCCAAAGCCCTTTTTTCTGCCCAGAGCAGCAATGCTGGGTGACAGGGCCGCCAGCCCACCTGGGGGACATAATTGAGGACACTGGAACAAAGCACAGTGTGCTTCCCCATATCTGAGCCTTTCTGCAAGACTGGCAGCCCACCCCAGCTTGCTCGCTTTGGGGGGACAGCCAGCATCTCGCCAGCAAGAAGCGGCCAGCTCCCTGTTCCCCCATGCCCCATGGtggagatcatagaatcatacaatgtcctgagttggaagggacccacaaagctcattgagtccaactcctgtccctgcacaggacaaccccaaaattcacaccatgtgtctgagggtgttgtccagtctcttcttgaacactgtcaggcttagggctgtgacacctccctggggagcgtgttccagtgctccaccaccctctaggggaagaattttttcctaatgtccaagctaaacttcccctggcacatcttcctgccattccctcaggttctgtcattggtcactaaaggGAAGAGTTctgtgcctgcccctcctcttccccttgtgaggaagctgtagaccacaatgaggtctcccctcagtctcctccaggccgaacaaaccaagtgactttagccgctctTCATATGGCTTCCtgcccaaacccttcaccaacttcatggccctcctctggacactctccagtagctttatatctttttttatcctgtggcgcccagagctgcacacagcgctccaggtgaggccgcatcagtgcagagcagagcgggacagtcacctccctcgcccggctggcaatgctgtgctgggtgcacccaggacacggttgtaCCGAACCAGGCCCTGCTCACCTGGCACGAACTTGAACGGGCTCCACGTCAAAGTAGGGCCGGAGGATGTCGATGTTGGCGTAGAGGCTGAAGGCCCGGGAGGCTTGTCTCTTCCCCACCTGCCACATCTGCGGAGAGAAGGGAGCTGGTAGCGGcagggcgggcgggggcgccCGCGGGGCTGTGGCGGCCGGAGGCCACACTCACCTGGTCAGCCACCTGCCGGCCCAGCTGCCCCCGCAGCCCCTTCATGCCCAGGAACTCCCCGTCCTCCTCCTCGGCGGCCCCCGCCTCGCCCTccgcctcctcttcctcctcctccttcatgCGCTGGTGCATCTCCCCCATGTCCTCGAAGCTGGAGCCCGACGTGTCGTCCATGTTCTCCATGTCAATGACGGCGGAGCCGCCACCCTGCGGCGGGGCAGACAGCGTCAGCGCCCGCTCGGCCCGGCGCCGCAGCACCGCCGCCACCCCTCGCCCGGCCTGGCCCCACCTGCATGTTGTCCTCGAAGCCGCCCCAGTCAGCGGCGCCGCTCctgccgccgcccgccggcGCGGACATGTTGCCCGGTCCGGGCCGCGCCGCGCTGGCCGCTGCCGCTCCCCAGCGGCGGAGCGACCGGATGTGACGTTGCCGGCGGAGGGCTCCAGCTCTCGCGAGGCTGCGTGAGGGCGGATGGGTGCCGCCGCCATCTTGTGTGTGGCGCAGGGCGGGGAAGGGCGCAGCGGGGTAGGCGGACGGGCGGCCAGCGAGAGGGGGCGGCGAGGCGGTCGTGAGCAATGCGCTGGGGCAGGCACCGCGGGCCggccggcggccgcgggggagCGCCGCCCTCCCCGGGCGCGCTGAATGCCACGCGTGGGCGGGCGGAAGCCCGTCACGTGGCGGGGAGCACCGCCCCCGTCACCccccgcgggcggcggcggccatGGCGGCCAGGGCGCTCACCGACAGCATGCGGGACCGCGTGGTGCTGGGCGAGTTCGGCGTCCGCAACGTGAGTGGGGCGGGATGCGGGGGAGCGCCGGGCCCCCCACTCGCGGCCCCGGTCCCCCTCACGGCCCCGCCTGTCCGCCTCCTCGCAGGTCCACACCACCGACTTCCCCGGCAACTACCCTGGCTACGAGGACGCCTGGGACCAGCGGCGCTTCGAAGAGGTGGGTGAGCGCCGCCGGCGGGTGGCCGTGGGGGGGGAGTCGGGTCCCACGCGTGGCGCCCGGCGTGACCCGCGGCGCGTGGCCCGTGCAGGCGTTCCGCGTGGACATAATCCGCGAGGAGAAGGGCGCGCTGGAGTTCGACATGGTGGGCATCGACGCCGCCATCGCCAACGCCTTCCGCCGCATCCTGCTGGCCGAGGTAccgctgcgggcggggggcACGGGGGCCGCGGCTCGCCGGGGAGCTGCGGGGAAGGCCTTGGGGTGCTGGCCTAGGAGCGGGGGTGCTTGAGTGTTGGGGAATGGGGAGGGTCCGACCTGTGTCAGCCCTTGCAGGTAGCGTCTGCGTGTGGAAGAGAAATGCGAATTGGTTCTGCAGGTGTGCCAGGGGCTCGGAGAGAGTCGGGGCCTTAGCGGCGTGAGTGATAGTGCTGGTTGCTCTTAAAGGTGCTCTTGGTGGTGTCTGTGGATCAGCGTGCCCTTCAGTCCTCGTggtcatttgtttaaaaaaaacccacaggcaATGGGGTATATTATTGGGTGTAAGGGTATATTGGGTATCCAGGTTTGTTAGAAATACCACTGAAAAGTCTGTAGGGTGATTATGGGGTAGAAGGGACACTGGATGGATATTCCGTTGGCATTAGCTCAAATGTCATCTTATGCTGACTTGATCCGTTGTCTCCGAGGTACCAACGATGGCTGTAGAGAAAGTCTTTGTGTACAACAACACATCCATTGTACAGGATGAAATTCTGGCTCATCGCTTGGGCCTCATCCCTATCCGGGCTGACCCTCGACTTTTTGAATATAGAAATCAAGGTAAGAATTTTGGATCAAACAGAAATATTGAAGGTTTCCTGCTTTGCAGGAAACCAGGGTCACGTAGACTGAGCAGAAATGTGACTCTGTAGAGGCTCATGCTGTTCTCCCCTTCCCAGGAGATGAAGAAGGCACAGAAATTGATACTTTGCAGttccagctgaaaataaaatgcagccgAAACCCTCAGGCAGCCAAGGAGTCATCTGATCCTAATGAACTTTATTTCAATCACAAAGGTGAGGTCTATCCTAAATAagcactgggtttttttctttttttggtcttgAGAGACAGGATTTGGTGTGTTCTCTCAGCCCTGTGAGCAGAGGGAGCCAATTCCCTCATTCTGCTAAACTTACTTTTTGCCATCTCCAGTCCTGTACAGGTCAGCAACCTGGTTTGAGACAACAGCTGGCTGATGCTTGTGGCTTCTCTTTGCAGTGTACAGTAAACATATGACGTGGGTGCCCCTGGGGAATCAGACAGACCTCTTTCCAGATGCTGACTTCCGACCTGTTCACGATGACATCCTCATTGCACTGTTGCGACCTGGCCAGGAAATAGATGTGCTTATGCACTGTGTCAAGGGTATAGGTGAGTTGTGGGTCCTGAGGCAGCGGGAGGAGGAGTGTGAGTGCGTGGACCAGGGCACAGCTGTGTGAAGGGGAAGGGTGGAGAACTGGCTTTTCCCCTGGAACTTTAGGCCCCAGCATCCTTGTACTCTCATTCCCTGAGGTCTGCCCTCATCCTTAACTCTTAAAACTCTTCACGCAGGTAAAGATCATGCCAAGTTTTCTCCTGTGGCTACGGCTAGTTATCGACTGCTTCCTGACATTACTCTCCTGCAGCCTATTGAAGATGAAGCAGCTGAGACATTGCAGAAGTGCTTTTCCCCTGGAGTTATTGAGATCCAGAAAATCAAGGGTACTATTTTCCTGCTCAAAAGTGCCTTTTTCCTTACAAGCCTTAGCAGAGACTGATTAGAGGGTAGAGCCAAACCTTCTAGAGACAAAACCATGTTGTGATGTTGTCTTGTCAACTGGAAACCATTCATGCTACTCTGAGCCTGGTTTTATGGATGAGTGGCTGTCACATGCGGATGTGTTGGGGGATGAACTGAGTTCTCCCTGAAATGCTGAGGGATTGGGTGCCTGTCTGcagagccctgcagctgctgactGCAGCTTCCAGTACTGTCCAGTTGTCTGTGAGGCTGGGTGGTGAGCTTGTTCTTTCCAGGAGCTAAGTGTGGAGAAGACTTCTTGTGTCCTGCCCAGGGGTACATACaagttttgtgtttgggttGGAACTGTTCAAGAAGACCAGTTCTGACCTGTTGGGGATGTGCTAATTCTCTGTATTTGTGGCTTTGCTGCCTTCGCTGATGGGGAGTGCATGTTTGAAGGGTAAGCATGTGCTGTGACCATAAGgcacacagctgctgcaggcacCCATCTCGTTTCATCTTTTTCCCTTTAGGAAAAAAGGTGGCAAGAGTAGCCAATGCACGGTTGGACACGTTCAGCAGAGAGGTTTTCCGTCATGAGAATCTGAAAAACCTTGTGCGCCTGGCAAGAGTGCGAAACCATTACATCTGTAAGTGCCCAATTTTCCACAGAACATAGAGCCCTGCTGTGGTTTGTGCAAACTGGGTCTCTGCCTCCCTCTTCCCACTCACATCATCAGCCTTCACACATTTGTGTTCCAGTGGGTAGCTACTGAGGTTGTGGTTTGCTGTTGCTTTGGGGTTGAATGTGTTTGTGCTTCCTGCCAGcaaatgtaatttcttcttctctggcTGTGAAGATCTGGCTTGTCAGAAGTGTGGTGTAAGGGAAAACAAGGGACAGGAATGCTGGAGCCAGCTGTAGGCTGAAGCTGCGTAGTGGCTGTGCTGAGTAGTGTCTCTGCAGTTTCAGTGGAGTCAACGGGCATCTTGCCTCCAGATGTGCTGGTGAGTGAAGCCATCAAGATCCTGATGGGAAAGTGTCAGCGCTTCCTGAATGAGCTGGACTCTGTGCCTATGGAGTGACCAGGCTGTAGCTGGGAAGCATATCCCTGCACTGCTGTTCTGGGCTtcctgcactgcctgcagggGTGATGCCTCTTCCATAGGCAGGAGGTTCGAGATGGGCTCGTTAAGAGTCCTAGGACCAtctctgaatttgttttctcttggtAAGGAGCCTCAGTGAGGAGATGcactaaaataaaagcttttctttacaGCTGTTTCCTTCTGTGCTGTTCACAATTGTGACACCATAGTACACAGAGAACCAAGTGGCAGCAGGTCCAAAGATGAAtaatagcatttattttagaTTGCATGTGGTATGTGCAAAGGACTGATATGGCAGTGTAGTAAAGCACTttgcagcaggtcagggagatTTAACAAGTCAGTATCACTGTAGGACTGTATTACAGGTGTCTCAAACCAGCTCCAGGGTAATTTATGTGATAGATAAAAGGCTGTACTGTTAGAGGGCTGGGACACCTCTCCTACAAAGAAGggctgagagttggggttgttcagcctggagaagagaaagctccgggagaccttactgtggcctttcaataTAGAAAGAGGGCATGGAGAAAGACTTCTTCCCAGGGCCTGTAGTAacaagacaaggggcaatggttttaaactggaagagggtATACTTAGATTGGACATAAGCCttcttttacaatgagggtggtagTGAgatggaacaggttgcccagagaagttgtggatgcgCCACCCCTGAAAGTATTGCAGGTCcggttggatggggctttgagcaacctgacctactgaaagatgtccctgcctacagcagggggttggactagatgggctttgtcccttccagcccaaaccattcaatgattctatgatacagTACTGGGCTTCTCTGAGCAAAGGTGTGGTTTAAAAACATACTCTGTAAGGACTGACTGTCCCTTTTAAAACAGCTGAAGGTAAGCTATGTCTTCCCAGGTGCTAGATGTGACTGCTCTGTTCTCCCTTTCAGTGACTGAACGTACTTTGGGCTGACCTTGAAGCAGAACTGGATGGTGGAGGGCAAGTGACAGTCAAAGGCCTGTCTCCACCCAGGGAAGCCTGAGAGGACTTGCAAGTTAGTCTCAGTGATGAGCACTTCTGTTAGTCAGCACTGGGTACGTCTTGGCTTGTGAAAGTCTCTGGACAAGCTGATGAAGGAACTGGAACTTCAGCGAATGGCTGGGAGTACTGCTGTGTCCCAGTTGCTTAAGTCAATCCTCACTACAGTGCTTGAATATAATGTAGCAAATCAtactttttctctgtttcaccGGGCTACAGTTAGTTATACTGTAAACATCCTTTAGGTGTTAATCCCATTTGAGGGAGAGAAACTTCTAGCTGGATCCTTTCAGTTTAAGCAAGCTGAAGCAGCttctgtgctgagctggatTACAGCTGGGGCCTTGGAAAAAGGTTTTGTAACAAGAACATTGTTGCTCAGGCCCACCTCTTTAAAGGCTTCTGCTGTTATAAGAGAGACCTTTTGTGCAACCTTCATCAGGCGAGGGGGACAGACCAAAGGCAATCACTACATCACCTTCCTGTGTTAGTGAAAAGGTCAGCTGAGAGAGGTACGGCTGAACTCCAGTACTGTCACAGGACATTGTTCCTCCTAGCAATAGCTGGGGGTTGGGCTTGGAGGCTACTTTAGTAGCATATGCACCTTTCTGTGCTCTGGCTTTGCATATTTCCCATATTGCTTATGGGTCAGACCCTGGAATAGCCATGTCTTTGCTTTGACAACATGTACCCTGCAGGCTGTAAATTGGAATCTAGCTGCTGTTGTGGAATTAATATAAACCAGCTGTGAGTGACatataaacactttaaaatgccatttccCCCTTGCTGTCTGATTTAATTATGTAGCCTGGAATGGTTCATCCCCTCCCTGATAATGTATGTTGACTACCAGCAAAGGTGCTCTTTTTTTGGTAGCTGGAATCCTTAGGATTCCTAAAGAGCTGAATAATCCTTAAGAAGCCAGTCTGGGCACAGCAGAGGTCTCAGATCTTACTGCAacagataataaaaattaaacatgacaCCACAGGTATGAAACTGGAATAGCTTTACTGACATTCAGAGGTGTAACAACCAGTTCAGAGACAGCTTCGGATTTAAACATTCCTACAAAAAAAGGTTCtaaaaaccatttaaaaaaagcccCTTGTGTCTAGCATGAAGTCACATAATGTTAAAAATCTCACAACACAATAAATACACCCAGCCTGTGCTAGAGCCAGGAGCTGTGTTAGCTCAGAGGTTAAAAAAGTTTAGGCCAGGAGGAAAGTGGAGGGTGCTGGTGGAacagcaggggcaggagggtgaGTGGATTCTCAAGGCCTGCTCTTCTTTCCTGCATTCTCACCCCTCCCAACCCCAGCTTTTCTGTCCTGTCTGTCCAAGTAGAGATACCACCTTCTCCACCTGTCACCATTTATTACTTGCTCTGTCTCCTGGATGGCAAAACTGCCAGCTAGCTCTGGACAGACCCTCCCAGCTCCTGGGCTAACACTAGGATAGAGTGAGTGAACCAGTTGTCATGTAAGAAGAACCAGCTTTGCAGACTGGAGTGGTTTGATAGAGTCCCACCCACCTCATCTAAAACCCGGTTTCTGACCTGGCTCCCCCCTGTAAACTGCAGTATAAACGccgcccctcctgccccaccatgCAATTCTCCAAGAAATACCAGACTGGGTAAAAACATGGGCTACTGCCACCTCCACAGCAACAGGGTGAGGAGATCCCTTTTGGTTTGCAGGTGCTTCAGATATTGGTCCAGATTTTGTGTACCCTGTGCTGGCCACATTCTAGTCTACAGGGcatggcaaaaagaaaaaataataattaaaaaaaaaatctgtcctgcTCCCCCTGAGAGATGTCCAAGAAAGGCTGGCATTAAGTAAAAGCCTTCCATTTGGCTCTGGGTAGAACAAGCTGTATGatcatttatatatacatatatatgtatatataggtATGACAGTGTCTGCCTCCTCCTAGAGAGCAGCTGCACCTTAAAAAGGCTGATCTCAAGGGAGATCCTAGAGCACTACTAGGCTACCTGGCACACAGCCCTCAGCCCAAGGCTCAGCATCCTGAAGGGAAACGGATTCATCAGAATACCAGTCCGCTGGGGACAGGTGTTGATAGGCATGACAGGAGTGTCTGATGCGTTCCCTGCAAAGCCTGGCTGCTAGCACCCAGAAGATTAGAGTAGCCCCTTTTCACCTCATGCACTACTCTGCCTTTTGAGTTAATCCTAAATCTCAAGGGATGAAGAAGTAGAGCAAGAGTGACCCAAGGCTGCAGGATGACCAGGATTTACCTAACAGAGTCTATGGGCTCAGCTCCCACCTTGCAGAGAAACGGAGGTCTGAAGACGCTCATCCAATggagggcaggggaaggaatCAGGGAAAGCTTAATAGACTGGTTCAAATGCCACCACAGGCCCCGTCCCAGTGTAGGGAGGAGAACGGGACAGGACCCGTAAGGGTCTTTATTCAGATGAACGCTTGTGGAGGCAATGGCAAGGAGAATCTAATGTGCTTACTATCAGGAGAGACAAAATACAAGGTAGGTGAGGAGACAGTTGCAGCATCCCAGGCTCAGGGCTCAAAGAGTGCAGTGAGGCCCTCTCCATCCTCATTTTCTAGCATATCCGTCCCCAATAATGGCTTCACCTTTTTGAAGAGAGACGGGAGGTTCCGGATATGAACCTCCTTGCGGAACTGCTCCCC
This window encodes:
- the YIPF3 gene encoding protein YIPF3 — its product is MSAPAGGGRSGAADWGGFEDNMQGGGSAVIDMENMDDTSGSSFEDMGEMHQRMKEEEEEEAEGEAGAAEEEDGEFLGMKGLRGQLGRQVADQMWQVGKRQASRAFSLYANIDILRPYFDVEPVQVRARLLESMIPVKMINFPQKIAGELYGPLMLVFTLVAILLHGMKTSDTIIREGTLMGTAIGTCFGYWLGVSSFIYFLAYLCNAQITMVQMLSLLGYGLFGHCITLFVTYNIHFHSLFYIFWLGVGGLSTLRMVAVLVSRTVGHTQRLILCGTLAALHMLFLLYLHFAYHKVVEGILDTLEGPNMPPFQRVARDIPVVSNAVLNTTAKAVALTL
- the POLR1C gene encoding DNA-directed RNA polymerases I and III subunit RPAC1 isoform X4; amino-acid sequence: MAARALTDSMRDRVVLGEFGVRNVHTTDFPGNYPGYEDAWDQRRFEEAFRVDIIREEKGALEFDMVGIDAAIANAFRRILLAEVPTMAVEKVFVYNNTSIVQDEILAHRLGLIPIRADPRLFEYRNQGDEEGTEIDTLQFQLKIKCSRNPQAAKESSDPNELYFNHKVYSKHMTWVPLGNQTDLFPDADFRPVHDDILIALLRPGQEIDVLMHCVKGIGKDHAKFSPVATASYRLLPDITLLQPIEDEAAETLQKCFSPGVIEIQKIKGKKVARVANARLDTFSREVFRHENLKNLVRLARVRNHYICSNHS
- the POLR1C gene encoding DNA-directed RNA polymerases I and III subunit RPAC1 isoform X3; translation: MAARALTDSMRDRVVLGEFGVRNVHTTDFPGNYPGYEDAWDQRRFEEAFRVDIIREEKGALEFDMVGIDAAIANAFRRILLAEVPTMAVEKVFVYNNTSIVQDEILAHRLGLIPIRADPRLFEYRNQGDEEGTEIDTLQFQLKIKCSRNPQAAKESSDPNELYFNHKVYSKHMTWVPLGNQTDLFPDADFRPVHDDILIALLRPGQEIDVLMHCVKGIGKDHAKFSPVATASYRLLPDITLLQPIEDEAAETLQKCFSPGVIEIQKIKGKKVARVANARLDTFSREVFRHENLKNLVRLARVRNHYILTERTLG
- the POLR1C gene encoding DNA-directed RNA polymerases I and III subunit RPAC1 isoform X1, which codes for MAARALTDSMRDRVVLGEFGVRNVHTTDFPGNYPGYEDAWDQRRFEEAFRVDIIREEKGALEFDMVGIDAAIANAFRRILLAEVPTMAVEKVFVYNNTSIVQDEILAHRLGLIPIRADPRLFEYRNQGDEEGTEIDTLQFQLKIKCSRNPQAAKESSDPNELYFNHKVYSKHMTWVPLGNQTDLFPDADFRPVHDDILIALLRPGQEIDVLMHCVKGIGKDHAKFSPVATASYRLLPDITLLQPIEDEAAETLQKCFSPGVIEIQKIKGKKVARVANARLDTFSREVFRHENLKNLVRLARVRNHYIFSVESTGILPPDVLVSEAIKILMGKCQRFLNELDSVPME
- the POLR1C gene encoding DNA-directed RNA polymerases I and III subunit RPAC1 isoform X2; translated protein: MAARALTDSMRDRVVLGEFGVRNVHTTDFPGNYPGYEDAWDQRRFEEAFRVDIIREEKGALEFDMVGIDAAIANAFRRILLAEVPTMAVEKVFVYNNTSIVQDEILAHRLGLIPIRADPRLFEYRNQGDEEGTEIDTLQFQLKIKCSRNPQAAKESSDPNELYFNHKVYSKHMTWVPLGNQTDLFPDADFRPVHDDILIALLRPGQEIDVLMHCVKGIGKDHAKFSPVATASYRLLPDITLLQPIEDEAAETLQKCFSPGVIEIQKIKGKKVARVANARLDTFSREVFRHENLKNLVRLARVRNHYIYVLVSEAIKILMGKCQRFLNELDSVPME